A stretch of Prunus dulcis chromosome 6, ALMONDv2, whole genome shotgun sequence DNA encodes these proteins:
- the LOC117630655 gene encoding ruBisCO large subunit-binding protein subunit alpha yields the protein MASANALTSAAILCSPSQSLRRRVNQQQNNRVNYKQSRGRFVVKAAAKDIAFDQNSRRALQAGIDKLADAVGLTLGPRGRNVVLDEYGSPKVVNDGVTIARAIELPDAMENAGAALIREVASKTNDSAGDGTTTASILAREIIKLGLLSVTSGANPVSIKKGIDKTVHGLIEELENKSRPVKGRDDVKAVASISAGNDEYIGTMIADAIDKVGPDGVLSIESSSSFETTVEVEEGMEIDRGYISPQFVTNPEKLIVEFENARVLITDQKITAIKDIIPLLEKTTQLRAPLLIVAEDVSGEALATLVVNKLRGIINVAAIKAPGFGERRKALLQDIAILTGAEFQANDLGLLVENTSVEQLGLARKVTISKDSTTIIADAASKDELQARIAQLKKELSETDSVYDSEKLAERIAKLSGGVAVIKVGAATETELEDRKLRIEDAKNATFAAIEEGIVPGGGAALVHLSTYVPALKQKLVDADEQLGADIVQKALVSPAALIAQNAGIEGEVVVEKIKDSEWEVGYNAMTDKYENLVEAGVIDPAKVTRCALQNAASVAGMVLTTQAIVVEKPKPKSPAAAAAQGLTV from the exons ATGGCGTCGGCCAACGCTCTTACTTCAGCTGCCATTCTCTGCTCGCCCAGTCAG AGTTTGAGGAGGAGGGTGAATCAGCAGCAAAATAATAGGGTGAATTACAAGCAATCAAGGGGCCGATTTGTTGTGAAGGCCGCTGCAAAAGATATAGCTTTTGACCAGAACTCAAGGCGTGCGCTACAGGCCGGAATTGATAAGCTTGCTGATGCAGTTGGCCTTACTCTTGGCCCTAGGG GGAGGAACGTTGTCTTGGACGAATATGGAAGTCCAAAAGTGGTGAATGATGGAGTAACAATTGCTAGAGCAATTGAGCTTCCTGATGCTATGGAAAATGCTGGTGCAGCTCTCATAAGGGAG GTTGCTAGCAAAACGAACGACTCAGCTGGTGATGGAACAACAACAGCATCAATTCTTGCTCGGGAGATAATCAAGCTTGGACTTTTGAGTGTCACCTCTGGTGCAAATCCTGTTTCAATAAAGAAGGGGATTGATAAAACTGTACACGGTCTGATAGAGGAGCTAGAGAATAAATCTAGGCCTGTTAAGGGTCGTGATGATGTTAAAG CTGTTGCTTCTATTTCTGCTGGGAACGATGAGTATATTGGGACAATGATTGCTGATGCCATCGACAAGGTGGGACCTGATGGTGTCCTATCCATTGAGTCATCATCCTCATTTGAGACAACCGTCGAAGTGGAAGAAGGAATGGAG ATTGACAGAGGATATATCTCCCCTCAATTCGTTACGAACCCTGAGAAATTGATTGTTGAATTTGAGAATGCAAGAGTTTTGATTACCGACCAGAAAATTACAGCTATCAAGGACATAATTCCCCTTTTGGAGAAGACCACTCAGTTGAGAGCCCCTCTGCTTATAGTTGCTGAGGATGTCTCTGGGGAGGCTTTGGCGACTCTTGTTGTGAACAAGTTGAGGGGCATAATTAATGTTGCTGCCATCAAAGCTCCTGGTTTTGGTGAACGGAGAAAGGCTCTCCTCCAAGATATCGCCATTTTAACAG GAGCTGAGTTTCAAGCCAATGATCTGGGTCTACTGGTGGAGAACACCTCAGTTGAGCAGCTTGGTTTGGCCCGAAAGGTGACAATCTCAAAGGACTCCACTACCATAATTGCTGATGCAGCTTCAAAAGATGAGTTGCAAGCTAGGATTGCACAGCTGAAGAAGGAGTTATCTGAGACAGATTCCGTTTATGACTCGGAAAAATTGGCTGAGCGGATTGCTAAATTATCAGGTGGAGTTGCTGTTATAAAGGTGGGAGCTGCTACAGAGACCGAACTTGAGGACCGTAAGCTTCGTATTGAGGATGCCAAGAATGCCACTTTTGCTGCCATAGAGGAAGGTATTGTGCCTGGTGGTGGTGCCGCCTTGGTGCATCTGTCAACATATGTCCCTGCACTCAAGCAAAAACTTGTAGATGCAGATGAGCAGCTAGGTGCTGACATTGTGCAGAAG GCACTCGTATCACCAGCAGCATTAATAGCTCAAAATGCTGGAATTGAAGGTGAAGTGGTTGTGGAGAAAATAAAGGATAGTGAATGGGAGGTTGGTTACAACGCAATGACAGACAAGTACGAGAACTTGGTGGAAGCCGGTGTTATTGACCCAGCAAAGGTAACAAGATGTGCTTTACAGAATGCAGCTTCGGTTGCCGGAATGGTGTTGACCACTCAAGCCATCGTGGTGGAAAAGCCTAAGCCCAAGTCACCTGCGGCTGCTGCTGCACAAGGTCTTACTGTGTAA
- the LOC117632586 gene encoding RNA polymerase I termination factor-like, with product KRKRKRRMEEADSELKSNLANDQEPEDDCEKSNGKITEEVNFADNEKKRKIFFEDDKMGEAAKRFQCSEDSDVDNNGEGDKKKMKKKEKREKVDGEWVQKIIIDGKEAGVESEHSDGKIMEKGGIMKKEKRNHRKKSGSQMRETVVEKLGTESSRIEGNNFLENDGNVQTTGDETSNSNIEVVAPNLSEKSTPRKPSKRVSFSDDVQVFPQCDAPKDAENGLVQGKRFSEEEDKLVKEAVLTYIEEHRLGDEGIDKVLNCRSNPQVKNCWKDIGAALPWRPSKSIYYRAHILFERGKERNWTPEEYEEVRRAAMESKDKGEAKPNWRKVGNELGKHRIHVKDAWRRIKLPNMKKGHWSQEEYKTLFDLVNKDLQMRALEEKKSKHGMLRDNIKWESISETLGTRTNPACCQKWYYQLTSPLVAEGVWADADDYRLLYALDSLDACCMEDVDWDNVLEHRSGDVCRKRWNQMVKHIGQYGTKSFAEKVEILSKRYCADALEARAVFDSKPAVDSGLFGIKVADVLETREEALL from the exons aaaaggaaaaggaagaggagaatGGAGGAGGCTGATAGTGAACTAAAATCAAACCTGGCTAATGATCAGGAGCCCGAAGATGATTGTGAGAAATCCAACGGGAAAATCACAGAAGAAGTTAACTTTGCAGATaatgaaaagaagagaaagatattCTTTGAGGATGACAAAATGGGTGAGGCAGCTAAGAGATTTCAATGCTCTGAAGACAGCGACGTTGACAACAATGGAGAAGgggataaaaagaaaatgaagaagaaagagaagagagaaaaggtAGATGGTGAATGGGTACAGAAGATCATAATTGATGGAAAGGAGGCTGGAGTAGAAAGTGAGCACTCAGATGGGAAAATTATGGAGAAGGGTGGAATcatgaagaaagagaaaagaaaccaTAGAAAGAAGTCAGGAAGTCAAATGCGGGAAACTGTGGTTGAGAAACTGGGCACAGAAAGCAGTAGAATTGAAGGAAATAATTTCTTAGAGAATGACGGTAATGTACAGACAACTGGAGATGAGACAAGCAACAGTAACATAGAGGTTGT GGCTCCAAATCTTTCTGAAAAATCTACACCTAGAAAACCATCAAAAAGAGTAAGTTTTTCTGATGATGTGCAGGTCTTTCCCCAATGTGATGCCCCAAAAGATGCAGAAAATGGCTTAGTACAAGGTAAGCGGttttcagaagaagaagacaagcTTGTAAAAGAGGCTGTTTTAACATACATAGAGGAACATCGCTTAGGTGATGAAGGCATCGACAAGGTACTCAATTGTAGATCCAATCCCCAAGTCAAAAATTGTTGGAAGGATATTGGGGCAGCCTTACCCTGGAGGCCTTCTAAGAGCATATATTATCGAGctcatattttatttgaacGAGGAAAGGAACGTAATTGGACCCCTGAAGAGTATGAAGAAGTAAGACGTGCCGCCATGGAATCTAAGGATAAAGGTGAAGCCAAACCCAATTGGAGAAAGGTGGGTAATGAACTGGGCAAACATAGAATTCATGTCAAGGATGCATGGCGTAGAATCAAACTGCCAAACATGAAGAAAGGACATTGGTCCCAAGAGGAGTACAAGACTTTATTTGATTTAGTGAATAAGGATCTGCAGATGAGGGCgttggaagaaaagaaatccaaGCATGGCATGCTGCGAGATAATATCAAGTGGGAGTCAATTAGTGAGACTTTAGGCACCAGAACCAATCCCGCTTGCTGCCAGAAGTGGTATTACCAATTAACATCACCTTTGGTAGCTGAAGGTGTGTGGGCTGATGCTGATGACTATCGCCTACTTTATGCTCTTGATAGCTTGGATGCTTGTTGCATGGAAGACGTTGATTGGGATAATGTTCTTGAGCACAGGTCTGGAGATGTTTGTCGTAAGCGATGGAATCAAATGGTCAAACACATTGGTCAGTATGGGACTAAGTCCTTTGCtgaaaaagttgaaattttgtcGAAACGTTATTGTGCTGATGCACTTGAAGCAAGAGCAGTCTTCGATAGTAAGCCTGCAGTTGACTCAGGTTTATTTGGCATCAAAGTAGCGGATGTACTTGAAACAAGGGAGGAGGCTCTATTATAG